The Cupriavidus sp. EM10 genome includes a region encoding these proteins:
- a CDS encoding MFS transporter, translating into MTQAAATSTTKPSGTFAPLAQPTFAVLWVATILGNIGSFMRDVASAWLATDLSSSPAAVATIQAAATLPVFLLAIPAGVLSDILDRRRFLIVIQIALAAVSGTLAFLSWQNGLTIEILIALAFAGGIGAAMMGPTWQSIVPELVPQNTLRQAVALNGLGVNIARAIGPAMGGLLLAAFGAAATYGADLVSYVFVIGALIWWKRPVQPSDPLREHFFSAFRAGLRFTRAHSKLHIVLLRAAVHFAFGSSVWALLPLVAKQLLHGGAGLYGVLLGAVGAGAILGALSMPTLQKRLDGDGVILASAIATAVVMAGLSFAPPVWLALPLLLVLGAAWILALTTLGGAAQAILPNWVRGRALAVYQMVFNGALAGGSLLWGFVAQAMGTPHALLIAAVGLVVAALLLHRIRLPRGEEDLGPARHWPEPEMADDIAHDRGPVMILIEYCIPAANRDAFLRAVHRLSEERLRDGAFNWGVMEDPANPELLTEWFLVESWAEHLRQHRRVPNADADLQRDVAGFHVASEPPRVRHLLGVGLPDATR; encoded by the coding sequence GGCTGCAGCAACCTCCACAACCAAGCCGTCGGGCACGTTCGCGCCGCTGGCCCAGCCGACGTTCGCCGTCCTGTGGGTGGCGACGATCCTCGGCAATATCGGCAGCTTCATGCGCGACGTGGCCAGCGCGTGGCTGGCGACCGACCTGTCTTCTTCGCCGGCCGCCGTCGCCACCATCCAGGCCGCGGCCACGCTGCCGGTCTTCCTGCTGGCGATTCCGGCGGGCGTGCTGTCCGATATCCTGGACCGCCGCCGCTTCCTGATCGTGATCCAGATCGCGCTGGCAGCCGTCAGCGGCACACTGGCCTTCCTGTCCTGGCAAAACGGCCTGACCATCGAAATCCTGATTGCGCTGGCGTTTGCCGGCGGGATCGGCGCTGCGATGATGGGGCCGACCTGGCAGTCCATCGTGCCCGAACTGGTGCCGCAGAACACGCTGCGCCAGGCCGTGGCCCTGAACGGGCTGGGCGTCAATATCGCCCGCGCCATCGGCCCGGCCATGGGCGGCCTGCTGCTGGCCGCGTTCGGCGCGGCCGCCACGTATGGCGCCGACCTGGTCAGCTATGTGTTCGTGATCGGCGCGCTGATCTGGTGGAAGCGCCCGGTGCAGCCAAGCGATCCGCTGCGCGAGCACTTCTTCAGCGCGTTCCGCGCCGGGCTGCGCTTCACGCGCGCCCATAGCAAGCTCCATATCGTGCTGCTGCGGGCCGCCGTGCATTTCGCGTTCGGCAGCAGCGTCTGGGCCTTGCTGCCGCTGGTGGCAAAGCAGTTGCTGCATGGCGGCGCCGGGCTCTACGGCGTGCTGCTGGGCGCGGTGGGTGCCGGCGCCATCCTGGGCGCGCTGTCGATGCCCACGCTGCAGAAACGGCTCGATGGCGACGGCGTGATCCTGGCGTCCGCCATCGCCACCGCCGTGGTCATGGCCGGGCTGTCGTTCGCCCCGCCGGTGTGGCTGGCCCTGCCGTTGCTGCTGGTGCTGGGCGCCGCGTGGATCCTGGCGCTCACCACGCTGGGCGGCGCGGCACAGGCCATCCTGCCGAACTGGGTGCGTGGCCGGGCGCTGGCCGTCTACCAGATGGTGTTCAACGGCGCGCTGGCCGGCGGCAGCCTGCTCTGGGGTTTTGTGGCGCAGGCCATGGGCACGCCCCATGCGCTGCTGATCGCTGCCGTGGGCCTGGTGGTGGCGGCGCTGCTGCTGCACCGCATCCGCCTGCCCCGTGGCGAGGAAGACCTGGGGCCGGCACGCCACTGGCCCGAGCCCGAGATGGCCGACGACATCGCCCATGATCGCGGCCCGGTGATGATCCTGATCGAGTACTGCATTCCGGCGGCCAACCGCGACGCGTTCCTGCGTGCCGTGCATCGGCTGTCGGAAGAACGGCTGCGCGACGGCGCCTTCAACTGGGGCGTCATGGAAGACCCGGCCAACCCGGAGCTGCTGACCGAATGGTTCCTGGTCGAATCGTGGGCCGAACACCTGCGCCAGCATCGGCGCGTACCGAACGCCGATGCCGACCTGCAGCGCGATGTGGCCGGCTTTCACGTGGCCAGCGAGCCGCCGCGCGTGCGGCACCTGCTGGGCGTGGGACTGCCCGACGCCACGCGCTGA
- a CDS encoding XapX domain-containing protein, protein MKIYLVSLGAGILVGIIYALMQVRSPAPPAVALIGLLGMLIGEQVVPPIKRMIAGEPVTVAWFHSECVPKITGTPGPATLTASHDEKTDAAH, encoded by the coding sequence ATGAAGATCTATCTTGTCTCCCTTGGCGCCGGCATCCTGGTCGGCATCATCTATGCCCTGATGCAGGTGCGCTCGCCCGCGCCGCCGGCCGTGGCGCTGATCGGCCTGCTGGGCATGCTGATCGGCGAACAGGTGGTGCCGCCGATCAAGCGCATGATCGCGGGCGAGCCCGTGACCGTCGCCTGGTTCCATTCCGAATGCGTGCCGAAGATCACCGGCACGCCCGGGCCGGCCACGCTGACCGCCAGCCACGATGAAAAGACCGATGCGGCGCACTGA
- a CDS encoding porin, producing the protein MRRTDGLALLAALAAPASALAADSVTIYGRLNTAIEYSRASTATDGTSLGSVVRQTNYRSVWGLRGEEGLGGSLRAVWQIESNLSIDNGQGGIATRNSRIGLQGDYGLLFMGHWHTPYTESTMAYDPYYPTTAGYMALIGNGSTSSSDNVQDTSSFDRRQKNILQYRSPQLAGASVWLGWGLPEEKNTVARNPALYSAAVVYDQGPLNATVAYEIHQHYQAAGRNDDALKVGVAYQLFRGTRISALYEHLHYRTDTGDLQRNGYYASLVQQLGPGSVRVGFALAANGTGSSTDTVGFFRSGAETGATQFTVGYDYPLSKRTALFAFYSRINNRRNAIYDFAINELGVSAGADPQTFALGMRHNF; encoded by the coding sequence ATGCGGCGCACTGACGGGCTGGCATTGCTGGCGGCCCTGGCCGCCCCGGCGTCGGCCCTGGCGGCCGATTCCGTCACGATCTACGGGCGGCTCAATACCGCCATCGAATACTCGCGCGCCAGCACGGCCACCGACGGCACGTCGCTGGGCAGCGTGGTGCGCCAGACCAACTACCGGTCGGTCTGGGGCCTGCGCGGCGAGGAAGGCCTGGGCGGCTCGCTCAGGGCGGTCTGGCAGATCGAAAGCAACCTGTCGATCGACAATGGCCAGGGCGGCATTGCCACGCGCAACTCGCGCATCGGCCTGCAGGGCGACTACGGCCTGCTGTTCATGGGCCACTGGCACACGCCCTACACCGAGTCGACCATGGCGTACGACCCGTACTATCCGACCACCGCCGGCTACATGGCGCTGATCGGCAACGGCTCGACGTCCAGTTCCGACAACGTGCAGGACACCAGCTCGTTCGACCGCCGCCAGAAGAACATCCTGCAATACCGCTCGCCGCAGCTGGCTGGCGCCAGCGTCTGGCTGGGCTGGGGCCTGCCCGAGGAAAAGAACACCGTCGCGCGCAACCCGGCGCTGTATTCGGCAGCCGTGGTCTACGACCAGGGGCCGCTCAACGCCACGGTGGCGTACGAAATCCACCAGCACTACCAGGCGGCCGGGCGCAACGACGACGCGCTGAAGGTGGGCGTGGCCTACCAGCTGTTCAGGGGTACCCGCATCTCGGCGCTCTACGAACACCTGCACTATCGCACCGACACCGGCGACCTGCAGCGCAACGGCTACTACGCGTCGCTGGTGCAGCAGCTGGGCCCGGGCAGCGTCCGGGTGGGCTTCGCGCTGGCCGCCAACGGCACCGGATCGTCCACGGACACCGTCGGCTTCTTCCGCAGCGGCGCCGAGACCGGGGCCACGCAGTTCACCGTCGGCTACGACTATCCGCTGTCGAAGCGCACGGCGCTGTTTGCGTTCTACAGCCGCATCAACAACAGGCGGAACGCGATCTACGATTTCGCCATCAACGAGCTTGGCGTGAGCGCGGGGGCCGATCCCCAGACGTTCGCACTGGGCATGCGTCACAACTTCTGA
- a CDS encoding response regulator transcription factor — translation MTATPVIAIVDDDASVRHAMGRLVRSLDMTAELYGGGPELLASASIADIDCVITDVQMPVMNGFALCEALRARGHRMPVIFMTAFAQEGYEQRARDAGAACFLNKPFQDTDIIDCIENALHLRPGN, via the coding sequence GTGACTGCCACCCCCGTGATTGCCATTGTCGACGACGACGCTTCCGTCCGGCATGCCATGGGCCGGCTGGTGCGCTCGCTGGACATGACCGCGGAACTCTATGGCGGTGGCCCCGAACTGCTGGCGTCGGCATCGATCGCCGACATCGACTGCGTGATCACCGATGTGCAGATGCCCGTGATGAACGGCTTTGCCCTGTGCGAGGCGCTGCGTGCCCGGGGGCACCGGATGCCGGTGATCTTCATGACGGCCTTCGCGCAGGAGGGCTACGAACAGCGCGCCCGCGACGCCGGCGCGGCCTGTTTCCTGAACAAGCCCTTCCAGGATACGGATATCATCGACTGCATCGAGAACGCCCTGCACCTGCGCCCCGGAAACTAG
- a CDS encoding AAA family ATPase — MMTDESSQAHRTHAGLPDAFSLSEYRFAPCLQDGIVAFSRGVHPGTGSALMLAHAASHRVEPDAARRIEGEYALRGLLRAEWALVPRALTRYRHGVAAVYDDLSGTPVFALLGQRLPVAKVLSIALGASAALKAVHECGLVHRSITPCSLFVDDAGRCRIGRFGFAIHAAQPAADRPAVTTLAGEAPAYMSPEHTGRTRHAIDARSDLYGLGVIVYQLLTGQLPFGVRNPDDLGEWIHGHVAGAALPPDAIEPGVPGMLSHIVLKLLEKSPARRYQTAAGLHADLARCAEAWRAHGHIAPFEAGERDVCADLALPDSLYDRDAELAGIAQAFASVQASGTPAVVAMTGPSGVGKSTLSQAFVQSVQARGACCAAGKADQFRQNVPYAVLADAFRTLVHQILGLPEEAVRMWQLRLAQGLGHYGQVAARIAPALRLLVDDFPAEPATQGADADVHVGIAMRQLVQVFAQPDLPFVLLLDDIQWLDQPSQRLLARLADASVPLSLLLVCSARTVDAAPLVALREHAAVRDIPVENLSVASVATLLAEALRMPEAALQALAQRVHAKTLGNPFFVRQFLRTLVDERLITGSPEGDSWQFDLMAIEQRSHTDNVAELSLQRLHRLPADTRDCLAGMACLGNQSPVALLCDVFGLTERALHARLAPARAAGLLMLAQHDYAFTHDRIQEAAHDGIDTTARARLCLHAGRLLARGTGHEARDDLLFRAADLLLHGEAQQTSVDDSRMIATVFLDAARRARSTAAYAAALQYVDAGLRRACGPGMPSPAADGLLFSLLEEQAHCWFLQGRLDDALALANDLLERPAGPLRQAGVYRLKIEMHVRRSGNALAVRQAIEGLQGFGIDLPPHPSDDLCNALYAEIQPQLTATRLDALLALPDVADARIDAAMGLLSALQIPAGFTDQNLAFATLCQMLRLTLAHGMSASATASLAWLGVQVCHRYGAYHDGFRYGELARRLTTRHGYAAHEARTLLPLDQLSVWTQPLSYSIECARAGFAAGVAHGDITTACYECCHVVAVMLARGDPLDDVDAEIARGLQFVRAARFGDVEAILLLQQRYVDGLRTLAWQAVGTPAEGAATEGLSTLEFWQAVYRANVLLLAGRTDAAAQCLDRAATFAWSAPAHIHQLDFHLTRALSLAAQLGASPAPTAVSEAAWQTLRADARRLREWAQANPQTFTDKALLVEAELARLEGDALTAMARYEQAIAHATAHGFVHVMALAHERAARLCAEKALGSAADAHRRHARDACLRWGAIGKARQLEADHPEIVDAAPLRTWQLGTSAQALDAESVIKASRALSEEIRLDRLIDKLMTIVLEHAGAQRGLLIRMRPEGPVVEASADTTTEGIRVRVTHEPVTASALPVAMLQTAVRTGQAAMAGTSMGANPFAIDPYFGDMADVSALCIPMLRHHEVIGVLYLENRLVRDAFTLDRTRVLELIASQAAISLRTARLYDDLLAENERRQQVERELRASEASLAMGESVSHTGSWHWDLKHDRFTGSDELRRIYELDPGQHDLPFDVFVAHMHPEDRDMVRHVVETHIARQATIRVEHRIVRADGSIRYLAAIGKPLPGDDGELDYVGTVTDVTARRQGEDALRSAQADLARVARATTVGQLTASIAHEVNQPLMSIVSNAGASLRWLTRPTPDIANAREGLEAIRSEGQRAGDMIRSLQALTRNAAPVLAQVDIHQAIRHILAISRNEIERRQIALKLSLDADPAYVFGDDIQLQQVILNLVVNAIDAMAEIHDRPRVLHLATRVADDQLLEVSVDDTGTGIGPDLAEQVFEPFYTTKVNGMGMGLAICKSIIEAHRGQLRAEALAPHGSRFAFSIPRRQR, encoded by the coding sequence ATGATGACCGACGAATCCAGCCAGGCGCATCGCACGCACGCCGGCCTGCCAGACGCCTTTTCCCTGTCGGAATACCGCTTCGCGCCCTGCCTGCAGGACGGCATCGTGGCGTTTTCGCGCGGCGTGCATCCCGGCACCGGCAGCGCGCTGATGCTGGCCCACGCGGCGTCGCATCGCGTGGAGCCCGATGCCGCGCGGCGCATCGAGGGCGAGTACGCGTTGCGCGGACTGCTGCGCGCCGAATGGGCGCTGGTGCCGCGCGCGCTGACCCGCTACCGCCACGGCGTGGCGGCGGTCTACGACGATCTATCCGGCACGCCCGTATTCGCCCTGCTGGGCCAGCGCCTGCCCGTGGCCAAGGTGCTGTCGATCGCGCTGGGCGCCAGCGCCGCGCTGAAGGCCGTGCACGAATGCGGCCTGGTGCATCGGTCGATCACGCCGTGCAGCCTGTTCGTCGATGACGCGGGACGCTGCCGGATCGGCCGCTTCGGCTTTGCCATCCACGCCGCGCAGCCCGCCGCCGACCGGCCCGCCGTGACCACGCTGGCCGGCGAGGCCCCCGCCTACATGTCGCCCGAACATACCGGGCGCACCCGCCATGCCATCGACGCACGCAGCGACCTCTACGGGCTGGGCGTCATCGTCTACCAATTGCTGACCGGGCAATTGCCGTTCGGCGTCAGGAATCCGGACGATCTTGGCGAATGGATTCACGGCCATGTTGCCGGCGCGGCGCTGCCGCCCGATGCCATCGAACCCGGGGTGCCGGGCATGCTCTCGCACATCGTGCTCAAGCTGCTGGAGAAAAGCCCGGCGCGCCGCTACCAGACCGCCGCCGGGCTGCATGCAGACCTGGCCCGCTGTGCCGAGGCCTGGCGCGCGCATGGCCATATCGCCCCCTTCGAAGCCGGCGAGCGCGATGTCTGCGCCGACCTGGCGCTGCCCGACAGCCTCTACGACCGTGACGCCGAACTTGCCGGCATCGCCCAAGCCTTCGCCAGCGTGCAGGCCAGCGGCACGCCGGCAGTGGTGGCCATGACCGGCCCGTCGGGGGTCGGCAAAAGCACGCTGAGCCAGGCGTTCGTTCAATCGGTGCAGGCGCGGGGTGCCTGCTGCGCGGCGGGAAAGGCAGACCAGTTCCGCCAGAACGTACCCTACGCCGTGCTGGCCGATGCCTTCCGCACGCTGGTTCACCAGATCCTCGGGCTGCCCGAGGAAGCCGTACGGATGTGGCAGCTTCGGCTGGCGCAGGGGCTGGGCCACTACGGCCAGGTGGCGGCGCGCATTGCGCCCGCGTTGCGGCTGCTGGTCGACGATTTTCCGGCAGAGCCCGCCACGCAGGGAGCCGATGCCGACGTGCATGTCGGCATCGCCATGCGCCAGCTGGTGCAGGTGTTTGCGCAGCCAGACCTGCCATTCGTGCTGCTGTTGGACGACATCCAGTGGCTCGACCAGCCGTCGCAGCGGCTGCTGGCGCGACTGGCCGATGCCTCCGTGCCCCTGTCCCTGCTGCTGGTCTGCAGCGCCCGCACGGTCGATGCCGCGCCGCTGGTTGCGCTGCGCGAGCACGCGGCGGTCCGGGACATCCCCGTCGAGAACCTGTCCGTGGCATCCGTTGCCACGTTGCTTGCCGAGGCCCTGCGCATGCCCGAAGCGGCATTGCAGGCACTGGCGCAGCGCGTCCATGCCAAGACGCTCGGCAACCCGTTCTTCGTCAGGCAGTTCCTGCGGACGCTGGTCGACGAGCGGCTGATCACGGGTTCGCCCGAGGGCGACAGCTGGCAGTTCGACCTGATGGCCATCGAACAGCGCAGCCACACCGACAACGTGGCCGAACTGAGCCTGCAGCGGCTGCACAGGCTGCCGGCGGATACGCGCGACTGCCTGGCTGGCATGGCTTGCCTGGGTAACCAGTCTCCCGTCGCGCTGCTGTGCGACGTCTTCGGCCTGACCGAGCGCGCGCTGCATGCGCGGCTGGCGCCGGCGCGCGCGGCCGGGCTGCTCATGCTGGCGCAGCACGACTACGCCTTTACCCATGACCGCATCCAGGAAGCCGCCCACGATGGCATCGACACCACGGCGCGGGCCCGGCTGTGCCTGCACGCGGGACGCCTGCTGGCCCGCGGGACCGGTCACGAGGCCCGCGACGACCTGCTGTTCCGCGCCGCCGACCTGCTGTTGCATGGCGAAGCGCAGCAGACATCGGTCGACGATTCCCGCATGATCGCCACGGTGTTCCTCGATGCCGCGCGGCGGGCGCGCAGCACGGCCGCCTACGCCGCGGCGCTGCAGTATGTCGATGCCGGCCTGCGCCGCGCCTGCGGCCCCGGCATGCCGTCGCCGGCCGCCGACGGGCTCTTGTTCTCGCTGCTCGAGGAACAGGCCCATTGCTGGTTCCTGCAGGGCCGGCTTGACGACGCGCTGGCGCTGGCCAACGACCTGCTCGAACGACCCGCCGGCCCGCTGCGGCAGGCCGGCGTGTACCGGCTGAAGATCGAGATGCATGTGCGGCGCTCTGGAAACGCGCTGGCGGTGCGGCAGGCCATCGAGGGCCTGCAGGGCTTTGGCATCGACCTGCCGCCGCATCCGTCCGATGACCTGTGCAACGCGCTGTACGCGGAGATCCAGCCGCAGCTCACGGCCACGCGCCTGGATGCACTGCTGGCGCTGCCCGATGTTGCCGATGCCCGCATCGATGCCGCCATGGGCCTGCTGTCGGCGCTGCAGATTCCGGCCGGCTTCACGGACCAGAACCTGGCCTTCGCCACCCTGTGCCAGATGCTGCGGCTGACGCTGGCCCACGGCATGAGTGCGTCGGCCACGGCGTCGCTGGCGTGGCTCGGCGTGCAGGTCTGCCACCGCTACGGGGCGTACCACGACGGCTTCCGCTATGGCGAGCTGGCACGCAGGCTGACCACGCGCCACGGCTATGCCGCCCACGAGGCGCGCACCCTGTTGCCGCTGGACCAGCTCAGCGTGTGGACGCAGCCGCTGTCCTATTCGATCGAGTGCGCGCGTGCCGGCTTTGCCGCCGGCGTGGCGCATGGCGACATCACCACGGCCTGCTACGAGTGCTGCCACGTGGTGGCCGTCATGCTGGCACGCGGCGACCCGCTGGACGATGTCGACGCCGAGATCGCGCGCGGACTGCAGTTCGTGCGCGCCGCCCGGTTTGGCGACGTGGAGGCCATCCTGCTGCTGCAGCAGCGCTATGTTGACGGGCTGCGCACGCTGGCGTGGCAGGCCGTCGGCACGCCAGCCGAAGGGGCTGCGACGGAAGGCCTCAGCACGTTAGAGTTCTGGCAGGCGGTGTATCGCGCGAACGTCCTGCTGCTGGCCGGCCGCACGGATGCAGCCGCGCAATGCCTGGACCGCGCCGCCACGTTCGCGTGGTCCGCGCCGGCCCACATCCACCAGCTCGACTTCCACTTGACGCGCGCGCTATCCCTGGCTGCACAGCTCGGTGCCTCGCCCGCGCCGACAGCGGTGTCCGAGGCCGCCTGGCAAACGCTGCGTGCCGACGCCAGACGGCTGCGCGAGTGGGCGCAGGCCAATCCGCAGACCTTTACCGACAAGGCGCTGCTGGTGGAGGCGGAGCTGGCGCGGCTCGAAGGCGATGCGCTGACGGCCATGGCGCGCTACGAGCAGGCCATCGCCCACGCCACGGCGCATGGATTCGTCCACGTCATGGCCCTGGCCCATGAGCGCGCGGCAAGGCTGTGCGCCGAGAAAGCGCTGGGCTCGGCCGCCGACGCGCATCGGCGCCACGCGCGCGACGCCTGCCTGCGCTGGGGCGCCATCGGCAAGGCACGGCAGCTGGAGGCCGACCATCCGGAGATCGTCGACGCCGCGCCGCTGCGCACCTGGCAGCTGGGCACCAGCGCACAGGCGCTCGATGCGGAGAGCGTGATCAAGGCATCCCGGGCGCTGAGCGAGGAAATCCGCCTGGATCGCCTGATCGACAAGCTGATGACCATCGTGCTCGAACACGCGGGGGCGCAGCGCGGCCTGCTGATCCGCATGCGGCCCGAGGGGCCCGTCGTCGAAGCCAGCGCCGACACCACGACCGAGGGCATCCGCGTGCGGGTCACGCATGAACCGGTCACGGCCAGCGCGCTGCCGGTGGCCATGCTCCAGACGGCCGTGCGCACCGGGCAGGCGGCCATGGCGGGTACGTCGATGGGCGCCAATCCGTTCGCGATCGATCCGTACTTCGGGGACATGGCAGACGTATCCGCCCTGTGCATTCCGATGCTGCGCCATCACGAGGTCATCGGCGTGCTGTACCTGGAAAACCGCCTGGTGCGCGACGCCTTCACGCTGGACCGCACGCGCGTGCTGGAGCTGATCGCCTCGCAGGCGGCCATCTCGCTGCGCACGGCCCGCCTCTACGACGACCTGCTGGCCGAGAACGAGCGGCGCCAGCAGGTGGAACGCGAACTGCGCGCCAGCGAGGCGTCGCTGGCCATGGGCGAGAGCGTGAGCCACACGGGCAGCTGGCACTGGGACCTGAAGCACGACCGTTTCACCGGATCGGACGAACTGCGCCGCATCTACGAACTGGATCCGGGCCAGCACGACCTGCCGTTCGACGTGTTCGTGGCGCACATGCACCCCGAGGACCGCGACATGGTGCGACACGTCGTGGAAACCCACATCGCCCGGCAGGCCACCATCCGCGTGGAGCACCGCATCGTGCGGGCCGACGGATCGATCCGCTACCTGGCCGCCATCGGCAAGCCATTGCCCGGCGACGATGGCGAACTCGACTACGTGGGCACCGTGACCGACGTGACGGCCCGGCGCCAGGGCGAGGACGCGCTGCGCAGCGCCCAGGCCGACCTGGCCCGCGTGGCGCGCGCCACCACGGTGGGCCAGCTGACCGCGTCGATCGCACACGAGGTGAACCAGCCGCTGATGTCGATCGTGTCGAATGCGGGCGCCAGCCTGCGCTGGCTGACGCGGCCCACGCCCGATATCGCCAATGCGCGCGAGGGCCTGGAGGCGATCCGCAGCGAGGGCCAGCGCGCCGGCGACATGATCCGCAGCCTGCAGGCGCTGACGCGCAACGCGGCGCCGGTGCTGGCACAGGTGGATATCCACCAGGCCATCCGCCATATCCTGGCGATTTCGCGCAACGAGATCGAACGGCGCCAGATCGCGCTGAAGCTGTCGCTGGACGCCGATCCCGCGTACGTCTTTGGCGACGATATCCAGCTGCAGCAGGTGATCCTGAACCTGGTGGTCAATGCCATCGACGCCATGGCCGAGATCCACGACCGGCCGCGCGTACTGCATCTGGCCACGCGCGTGGCCGACGACCAGTTGCTGGAAGTCAGCGTGGACGACACCGGCACCGGCATCGGGCCGGACCTTGCCGAACAGGTGTTCGAACCGTTCTACACCACCAAGGTCAACGGCATGGGCATGGGGCTGGCCATCTGCAAGTCGATCATCGAGGCGCACCGGGGCCAGCTGCGCGCCGAGGCGCTGGCGCCGCACGGCAGCCGCTTCGCCTTTTCGATTCCGCGCCGCCAGCGGTAG
- the poxB gene encoding ubiquinone-dependent pyruvate dehydrogenase has protein sequence MATQNAADLITSVLHGAGVRRIFGVVGDSLNGLTESLRQRGDIEWIHTRHEETAAFAAGAEAHLTGNLAVCAGSCGPGNLHLINGLFDCHRSRVPVLAIAAHIPSAEIGRNYFQETHPEQLFRECSHYCELVSSVEQLPGVLETAIRAAVGRRGVAVIVIPGDVALRAAAVAGISAPASITLPAPVVVPDAASLDALAELLRGSQRTTLLCGRGCAGAHDQVVRLAETLKAPVVHALGGKEYIEYDNPYDVGMTGLIGFSSGYHAMQNCDTLVMLGTDFPYRQFYPEGARVVQVDVRPENLGRRTRLDLGLVGDVAATLDALQPRLTAQADTAFLDASLHHYRNARKQLDDLATGDSGRRPIHPQYLARLISEQAAEDAVFTFDVGTPTIWAARYLRMNGQRRLIGSLAHGSMANALPQAIGAQSAFPGRQVISLSGDGGFAMLMGDFLTLVQQGLPVKVAIFNNSVLGFVALEMKASGFLESGTSLQNPDFAAMARAIGVHAQRVEDPLLLPEAVATMLAHDGPALLDVVTNTQELAMPPALKAEQVKGFSLWALKAVMNGRADELLELAKTNLLR, from the coding sequence ATGGCCACGCAAAATGCAGCCGATCTGATCACTTCGGTGCTGCACGGCGCCGGCGTTCGCCGCATCTTCGGTGTCGTCGGCGACAGCCTCAATGGACTGACCGAATCGCTGCGCCAACGCGGTGACATCGAATGGATCCACACCCGGCACGAGGAAACCGCGGCCTTCGCGGCCGGCGCCGAAGCGCACCTGACCGGCAACCTGGCCGTGTGCGCCGGCAGCTGCGGGCCGGGCAACCTGCACCTGATCAACGGGCTGTTCGATTGCCACCGGTCACGCGTGCCGGTACTGGCCATTGCCGCACACATCCCCAGCGCCGAGATCGGCCGCAACTATTTCCAGGAAACTCATCCCGAGCAGCTGTTCCGCGAATGCAGCCACTACTGCGAACTGGTGTCCAGCGTGGAGCAGCTGCCGGGCGTGCTGGAAACGGCCATCCGCGCAGCCGTGGGACGCCGTGGCGTGGCGGTGATCGTCATTCCGGGCGATGTGGCGCTGCGCGCCGCAGCCGTGGCCGGCATCTCGGCGCCGGCATCGATCACGCTGCCGGCGCCCGTGGTGGTGCCGGACGCCGCTTCGCTGGACGCGCTGGCCGAACTGCTGCGCGGCAGCCAGCGCACCACGCTGCTGTGCGGGCGTGGCTGCGCCGGCGCGCACGACCAGGTGGTGCGGCTGGCCGAGACGCTCAAGGCGCCCGTGGTGCACGCGCTGGGCGGCAAGGAATACATCGAGTACGACAATCCGTATGACGTGGGCATGACCGGGCTGATCGGCTTCAGCTCCGGCTACCACGCCATGCAGAATTGCGACACGCTGGTCATGCTGGGCACCGACTTTCCGTACCGCCAGTTCTATCCCGAAGGCGCCCGCGTGGTGCAGGTCGATGTACGTCCCGAGAACCTGGGGCGCCGCACGCGGCTGGACCTCGGGCTGGTGGGCGACGTGGCGGCCACGCTCGACGCGCTGCAGCCGCGCCTGACCGCGCAGGCCGACACTGCGTTCCTGGATGCAAGCCTGCACCACTACCGCAACGCCCGGAAGCAACTGGACGACCTGGCCACCGGCGACAGCGGCCGCCGACCCATCCATCCGCAATACCTGGCCCGGCTGATCAGCGAGCAGGCCGCCGAGGACGCGGTCTTCACGTTCGACGTGGGCACGCCCACCATCTGGGCCGCGCGCTACCTGCGCATGAACGGCCAGCGCCGGCTGATCGGCTCGCTGGCGCATGGGTCGATGGCCAACGCGCTGCCGCAGGCCATTGGCGCGCAGTCGGCCTTTCCCGGCCGGCAGGTCATCAGCCTGTCCGGCGATGGCGGCTTTGCCATGCTGATGGGCGACTTCCTGACGCTCGTGCAGCAGGGGCTGCCGGTGAAGGTGGCGATCTTCAACAACAGCGTGCTGGGCTTCGTGGCGCTGGAGATGAAGGCATCGGGCTTTCTGGAAAGCGGCACGTCGCTGCAGAACCCCGATTTCGCGGCCATGGCACGCGCCATCGGCGTGCATGCCCAGCGCGTGGAAGACCCGCTGCTGCTGCCCGAAGCCGTGGCGACGATGCTGGCGCACGACGGCCCGGCCCTGCTCGACGTGGTGACGAACACGCAGGAACTGGCCATGCCACCCGCGCTGAAGGCCGAACAGGTCAAGGGCTTCAGCCTGTGGGCGCTGAAGGCGGTCATGAACGGCCGCGCCGACGAACTGTTGGAACTGGCAAAGACGAACCTGCTGCGCTAG